A window from Citrus sinensis cultivar Valencia sweet orange chromosome 3, DVS_A1.0, whole genome shotgun sequence encodes these proteins:
- the LOC127901491 gene encoding WAT1-related protein At5g64700-like yields the protein MILVQFAYGGSNILVKISLEKGLNHLVFVVYRHVLAMVLLGPFAYVLERKHRPKLSFAVMAKIFVLALFGATIHLNVYYTGFSYVSLTVATALSNVIPSFTFLLAFLLGMEKVKITSGRGGAKVLGTIVCIGGSLIFTFWKRGCLLKGFVQKPLIHIYDTDQLRHHGNENWFKGSALILTSHISWSAWLILLATVSKDYPAPLSLNALICFFASLQSSFVALFLGRNPTLWKLDWNVQLLTIVYCGVINSALLYYLQTWCISVKGPVFSAMFSPLQLVIVALFSAIAFAERLHLGSLIGAFLIVVGLYCVLWGKKKDRFAVDEQKEDRNGTGDDKV from the exons ATGATACTTGTTCAATTTGCTTATGGTGGATCAAATATCCTCGTGAAAATTTCCCTCGAAAAGGGACTCAATCATTTGGTCTTTGTGGTTTACCGGCATGTACTAGCCATGGTTTTGTTAGGGCCCTTTGCTTATGTCCTCGAAAG GAAACACCGCCCCAAGCTCTCATTTGCAGTGATGGCAAAGATTTTTGTGCTTGCATTATTTGGTGCCACCATTCATCTTAATGTGTATTACACTGGTTTCTCCTACGTTTCTCTAACAGTAGCTACTGCGCTGAGTAATGTTATTCCCAGTTTCACGTTTCTCTTGGCGTTTCTTCTCGg GATGGAGAAAGTGAAGATAACTAGTGGCAGAGGTGGAGCAAAAGTGTTAGGCACAATTGTTTGCATTGGTGGGTCACTAATCTTTACCTTCTGGAAAAGGGGATGCCTACTGAAAGGCTTTGTGCAAAAGCCCCTCATACACATCTACGATACCGATCAATTGAGGCATCATGGTAATGAAAATTGGTTCAAAGGTTCTGCTCTTATTCTCACCAGTCACATTTCATGGAGTGCATGGCTTATCCTTCTG GCTACGGTCAGCAAAGACTACCCGGCTCCGTTATCACTGAATGCTTTAATTTGCTTCTTTGCATCATTGCAATCTTCTTTCGTTGCCTTGTTCCTCGGAAGAAACCCTACCTTATGGAAGCTGGACTGGAACGTACAACTTTTGACCATAGTCTACTGT GGAGTAATAAACTCAGCACTGCTCTATTACCTCCAAACATGGTGTATTAGCGTCAAGGGGCCAGTTTTTTCAGCGATGTTCAGTCCTTTACAGCTCGTTATTGTGGCATTATTCTCCGCAATTGCTTTTGCAGAGAGACTTCACTTGGGCAG TTTGATAGGGGCATTTCTCATCGTTGTGGGGCTTTATTGCGTTCTGTGGGGCAAAAAGAAAGATAGATTCGCTGTTGATGAGCAGAAGGAGGACCGAAATGGGACTGGTGATGATAAAGTTTGA